From Erwinia sp. HDF1-3R, one genomic window encodes:
- a CDS encoding antibiotic biosynthesis monooxygenase: MLTVIAEICVKPGRRAAVLQAIETLTPTVLQEAGCGGYQALTDHSAQVPWKQHSPDSIFMLEQWDSLRHLEGHQQAEHMEQHRTRIRDDVLNVKIYVLEPAKQTP; the protein is encoded by the coding sequence ATGCTGACCGTAATTGCTGAAATTTGCGTAAAGCCCGGACGCCGGGCCGCCGTTTTACAGGCCATTGAGACACTTACGCCCACAGTGTTGCAGGAAGCGGGATGCGGCGGCTATCAGGCGCTGACCGACCATAGCGCACAGGTTCCGTGGAAGCAGCACTCGCCGGACTCGATCTTTATGCTTGAGCAGTGGGATTCCCTGCGCCATCTGGAGGGACATCAGCAGGCGGAGCACATGGAGCAGCACCGTACCCGCATCCGGGATGACGTACTTAACGTTAAAATTTACGTGCTGGAGCCGGCGAAACAGACGCCGTAA
- a CDS encoding LysR family transcriptional regulator, whose amino-acid sequence MKITLDELRAWVVVVDTGSITAAAEQLSQTTSGISRALSRLEKKLQTTLLHRTTRRIALTEEGQLFLAHAREILRAVESAEEQIAQRREIPSGRLRINAATPFMLHVIVPLLNEFTARYPLIQLELNTDDVVIDLLEQQTDIAIRIGELRDSTIHARSLGYSKLRLMASPEYLAKYGTPASVADLANHRLLGFSQLEQHNLWPVWQREGEFLPIAPSVSASSGETLRQLAVYGQGIVRLSDFMSREDCATGRLVPVLADVTRDMHHPIHAVYYRNVTLSLRIRCFLDFLSECITQRGLL is encoded by the coding sequence GTGAAAATCACCCTTGATGAGCTACGTGCCTGGGTGGTAGTGGTCGACACCGGCTCAATTACCGCCGCTGCTGAGCAGCTCTCCCAGACCACTTCCGGCATCAGCCGCGCGCTGAGCAGGCTGGAAAAAAAGCTGCAAACCACGCTGCTACACCGCACCACCCGTCGCATTGCGCTGACCGAAGAGGGCCAGCTCTTTCTTGCACACGCGCGGGAAATACTGCGCGCGGTAGAAAGCGCGGAGGAGCAGATCGCCCAGCGGCGGGAAATCCCTTCTGGCCGCCTGCGGATCAATGCTGCCACGCCGTTTATGCTGCATGTCATCGTGCCGCTGTTGAATGAATTTACCGCGCGTTATCCCCTGATCCAGCTGGAGCTGAATACCGACGACGTGGTAATTGACCTGCTGGAACAGCAGACGGATATTGCCATTCGCATTGGTGAACTGCGGGATTCCACCATTCATGCCCGATCGCTGGGCTACAGCAAGCTGCGGCTGATGGCCAGTCCGGAATACCTGGCCAAGTACGGTACGCCTGCCAGCGTGGCGGATCTGGCAAATCATCGCCTGCTGGGGTTTAGCCAGCTTGAGCAGCATAATCTGTGGCCGGTCTGGCAGCGCGAAGGGGAGTTTCTGCCGATTGCGCCTTCCGTCTCCGCCTCCAGCGGCGAAACGCTGCGGCAGCTGGCGGTGTACGGGCAGGGGATTGTGCGCCTCTCCGATTTTATGAGTCGCGAAGATTGCGCAACCGGGCGACTGGTGCCGGTGCTGGCCGACGTCACCCGGGATATGCATCATCCGATCCACGCGGTTTACTATCGCAACGTCACCCTGTCGCTGCGAATTCGCTGTTTTCTCGACTTTCTCAGCGAATGCATCACGCAGCGGGGATTGTTATAA